DNA sequence from the Rattus rattus isolate New Zealand chromosome 2, Rrattus_CSIRO_v1, whole genome shotgun sequence genome:
acttcagtccaatggttggctgtctGTCTCAGATGCTGGTTGCTGTCTCagacagctgctggtagagcctctcagaagacagccatgctaggctcctttctgaaagcacaacatggcatcagtaaaaATAATATCAGGGTGTGGTGCCTGCTCATGGGATAAATgacaagttgggccagtcactggatggaTGACCTTCCCTTTAATCTCTGTTgtacttttgtccctgcatttctttttagtCAGGAAAAAAATTTGGgtcatatcttttaaaaaaatgtaatatttttttcattttgttgatagtctttatttttttacaagatattttgatcataatcaccccgttccctaattttttcttttcccacattTACTATCCACCCAACtgtatttcctttgtcttttaagtCCTTCAAGACTAATTTTTGCTGCCATTTTtttgggtggtagtggtggtataTGTGATCTTGCAGTGAAGTAGAGTCAACTTCTCAGGGTATGGActctcatttgaaaaaaaaaaaccagtgtttttctttctcaggagTTGAAATTTTCATTCACTAATGCCAATAGTAGAATTGTGTGTTTAGTTCTATTCTTCATATTTGGATATAGTCTCTTTTGGACTTGCAAAGTTTTGTGTTTTCTGCCTTTAATCACTGGGAATTTGTACCTTCCTAGCTATGTTTATAAGACTTTTTTCCTTCTAGTCGTCTACCACCTCAGACACTTATATTCCATCTGCTCAGATTACTGTATAATTCTTGTGCTCTGagaaatatgtattaaatatagtCTCCTTGGGCTCAAATATTGTGTAGTTTCTAATTCTTTCCCTTCAGCCCATgcatttcatttctctgtgttaatAATCATATACAAAATCCCCAGAAGCTCACTAGATATGTGTTGAGAACATGTTTGGGTGATAGATATAGTTTAAAAGATTTGGAATATGTTTAAACATTAGCATATAGTTTGGTCTTATAGCCAATGTCCTGTTTAGCCTGAAACGTAGCTGAAGAATGAGATGAGTTAATCAAATATTTTTTGCACATACATAGGATCAAGTAAAGGTCCATATAATATACACTGGTCTtcattttgtaagaaaaatatcATAACTGTATTGatctgtatgtgcacatatatttgcatgtgcatTCTGAATGTGTTTGCTTCAATCACACTCCACCATCTACTCACTGAACTTGCATTTCTCCTGTGAAGTCCTCAGTCTTGAAAAGTAAGCACCTCAGTGACTAAACCATTTCCCCAGATCTGATAATTTCTAAcagattctgtttttgtttaagCAGTGAGTTTTAACGTCTGAGGTTATACTCATACTTAGTGTAGTGAGAGTTCTAGGTTGGTAAATATGTTGTTGtatacttttttattaatttatttattaacttcaCATCCCTTACACCCATCCCACATCTCCCAGTCCCACACTTACAAATCACTTCTCCTATTATTCTCTCTACTTTTCCTGAAAGATggatctccaccccacccccctgccccGAAATAGGACAGCTAGTCACAACAGGACTAAATGCATACTGTCCTACTGAGGCCAACTGGGCAGGGTAGTTAGGGTAAGAAAATCCAATGGCGGGcaactgagtcagagacagcctccatTCCAATTGttaagggacccacatgaagaccaagaagtacatctgctacaaatatacaggtagcctaggtccagcctctgcATGATCTTTGGTCTACTTGTGGAATTCTTGACCCCTCAGGTTGGCTCAACTCTATcaccaactcttccacaagactcagCCACTGCCTGGTGTTTGGGTGTGGatttctacatctgtttccacccactgctggatgaagcatctcaggagacagtgatgctagtttcctgtctgtaagcatagcagacTGTTATTAATAATGTCAGGAGTTGTTTCTCTCACATGGAGTGTGTTTGAAGTTGGGCTAGTCATTGGtgagccattccctcagtctttgcccCATCCTTATCCCTGGGCATCTTACCTAcaggacagattttgggttgaaggttttgtgagtgagttgctgtccctctccctccattagaagttctgcctggctacaCGAGGTGGCCACTTTAGTCTCCATATCCTCCAGGGGTAGGAATCTTCGGTAGGGTCACCTGTACATATTCCCTGGAGCATCCCCAGTGCTAGGTTTCTAGCTAGTCACAGAGATAGTGACACCCTATATTTCTCACTCCCATTGCTCTCCCTTACTCTTGTCTCTGTATCTGATTTCCATACCTTTAGCCTTCCCCACCCATTCTGTCACCTAGTTCCCTCTCTTCATCAACATCTGATGGCCATTTTGTTTTCTCACCTGAGTGGGATTTATGCATCCTTCCTTGGGGCTTCttattactttgtttctttgggtcCATGAATTTGTAGCATGATTATACTGTAcattatggctaatgtccacttgtGAGTACATGCTATATGTGCCTTTCTCAGTGTAGATTACCTTGCTCggtgtattttctagttccacccatttgcctacatACTTtatatgtctttctttcttattggatattttttatttacatttcaaatgttgtccccctttccGGTTACCCTCTGGCAAACTCTATCTAATCCCCCTTCCCCTACTTCAATGAGAGTGCTTCTGCAACCCCCTAcccactcctttcttcctccctgccctggaattcccctacactggggcaccaagccttaacaggatccagggcttgctgtggtggtggtggatctGGGTTTTTGTGTTGCCAAGTAgtattgtttttttgttgcttatattcttgttcTTGCTTTTTGCCATATGGTTATCTGTTGTGCTTACTGGCCTTGCTGTGAACCTgtaatcctgtgatcctggttttttcagagctcctggggatTCAGCTTTCTCTCTGATCCTATAATTCTGGTATCctggtgtgtcagagctcctaggTGTCCAGCTGCCTCTGGGTGTGGGCAGAGTGGGTGGAGaatcagagttcagggtcagctcCTTGTTGTAGGtgcaaaacagaaggaacatatgCCTCTGATTAGGTAGGGGTTTCTGTATCCTCTGAGTCTTGGGGAGTCCGATACACCAGGGATTGGGGTATGGGTTGGGGGCCTCACTTGGGATCTTGAgtatgtcagaactcctggggtTCAAGTTGCCTCCGGGTGAGGGTTGAGTGGGTAGAGAGCCAGAACCCAGGGTCCACTCCACAATGTAGGTGCAAACTGGAAAGAACCAATAAATACATATACTCTTTCTTGGAATGGATTTGCTCTCTAGAAAAATTTCACCATGTTTTTGATCTCCTGATGCTTTAGacaggagagatgctcagtgggacTTTACAACAGTATTAAGTAaccatgtacatgtgtacagcaATTCTGCTCTAATATTTCTTTGCTTGTTCTTAATATTCACTAGACACTGGGattaagcaagcattctacttATCACTGAGTGGTATCCTTAGCCTTTGTATTCTCAGGATGATCCTCATTTTGTATATAGCTCACAGTGCTCTGGaacacatgtagcccaggcttatCTGGAGTTTTGGGTTTTCCTGCATTGAACTtgacagtgctgggattaaaagaatgcACCAGCTTAGCCAGCATCTATAACACCTACTAAAgtgtataaatacaaaataattcatGTCCTTAATCATCCTTGAAGAATgtatcacataaaaataaaatcaccaagaatgaatggaaatcggTGGCTGgcagggttgggggtaggggacaTCTCTAGTATATCCTAGAGACCTAGGATTGGGGGTGCTAGCAGAAGTCTATGGGGGTAACTTTAGCCTTTAGCTGAGACTCCAAGCAACGGGGATATGATATCGAAAAAGGTTATCTCCTGTAGACAGGTAGGATACCAGTGAAGAGATAAGGAAACCAACTAACTTTCAAAACTTTTTATGCAAAATTTGTCCTGTTTAtaagaactgtagggacaaagatggaacagtctgagggaatggccaactgaTAACTGGCCCggcttgagacccatcccaagggcaaacactgatattctgttatgtttgcaAATAGGAGCTTCAtataactatcctctgagaggttccactcagcagctgactgaaacagatacagaggacaacagccaaacactggacagagcttagagagtcttatggaagagttggtaGAAGAATCAAGGGCCACagggggataggaactccacaggaaaacaaacaaggtCAACCAACCTGGGCCCTTTGGGGCTCttggagactgaaccaccaatcaaagagcatacatggactggatCTAGGgcctacacacatatgtagatgtgcagcttggtcctcatccaggttccccaacaactgtaGCGGGCTGTTCCTAAAGCTGTATCTTGTCTATGGATCCTGTTCCTCTAATTTGGGCTGCCTTTTCTATCTTCAGTGGAAGGGATGCACCTAGCTCTGCGGTGACTTGAAGCGCCAGGGTTGAGATACCCAGGGGAGGTGCCACTCTCTCAgtggagaatgggagggaggaatgggaaagaGACTGTGTGAAGGGGGTAAGGGAGTCAGCGATTGGAatgtaacatgaataaataaataaattatttaatggaaaaaaataagtaaaaaccatcaaatatatgaacatataagGAACTAGATGTTTATTGAGACATCATCTTTATGGCAATGGTATAGCAATAATCTGTATGTCAATAACATAAAGTATATCAATAAACTGTGAATTATATTTCAGAAGCATATACCTCTTAAAAACAATTGAGTAAAGTATTTACAATGAAGATTAATGTGACATGTTTTCAAACATGGAAataatcaagaaataaaacacactCTAACCAAGAAATATACTCTTGTTTTCACCACCTTCAAAATCCATAGGCATCAAAAGCATGATAAAACAAGTTCCTCAAAAAATCAATCTGTGTGTaaagttactttttcttttgccATAATTTCAACACAACCCTTTTCATctccttgttcctcaggctgtagatgagtGGATTCAGCAGAGGGGTGAGTAGTATATATGCCAATGACATCAGTTTCTTTGTGTCTGGTGAGTACCTGGATTTGGGCTGGAGATAAGTTATACTGCCTGTGCCATagaagagggtgacagaggtGAGATGAGAGGCACATGTGGAAAAGGCCTTCTGCCTCCCTGTAGTGGATGGCATCCTCAGGATGGCAAAGAGAATTCGAGTATAAGACAAGAGTATCAACAGAAAGGGGACCACGACAATGAAAATGGTGCCTGTGAAAGCATAGACTTCAAACACGAATGTGTCTGCACATGCGAGTTCCAGCACAGGAGGAGTCTCACAGAAGAGATGGTTAATTTCCCTGTGGCCACAGTAGGGGAAGCTAAACACCCATATGCTCTGTAGAGTACTCATCATGGTACCTGAGAACCACGAGAACATTACTAATTTCACAAACACTCTTTTATTCATAATCACTGGGTAGGATAGAGGATGGCAGATTGCAGCAAATCGGTCATAAGCCATTGATCCCAGGAGAAAACACTCAGTCacaccaaagaaaagaatgaaatacatTTGTGCAAAACAGCCCCCAAAGGAAATGGTTGCTTTCTCAGTGGTTAGGACCATCAACATTTTAGGTGTAATGACTGTGCTGAAACAAAGGTCCACTAAGGATAAGTTTTGCAGGAACAGGTACATGGGGATGTGCAGGCTCTGGTCCAGGAAGATGATCGTGATAATGATGGCATTTCCCAACACTGTCACCAGATAAATAACTAGGAAAGGTCCAAACATCTGCCTTTGAAGTTCAGGATAGTTAGAAAATCCCAAGAGGATGAAGTCAACCGTAGAGCTGTGATTTTGCCTCCTCATTTCAATAGTGGAACCCTGTGTTGGTCTTAGGGATCTAGCACATGTGAGATGAAGTCACAGACCAGGAGCTGAGTTCAAATTTGGAGTTCTTGGCAGAAATTGTAAAGACATGCTTCTTTTGACAGAGATTCAGACTAGCAGTTTTGAAGAATTATCAATAAGTTGTAACaatgaatctttaaaacacaaatgGACAAGTTACAATGTTGGCTCAGAAATCATTTAACAATTATAAAATAAGGCTGGTAAAATGATTCAGCTAGTGAAAGCACTTGGCTCATAGCCTGACTTCAGTTCCACCCTTTGAActcacaattaaaaaatgaatttgataTAAATGATATAGTAATATGTAATCCTAGTACTCCTATGACAAGATGTGAGTGAGAGGCAAAGCTGAGTGAAATACCCTTAAGTTTGAGGTTAGTCTGAAGAGTATGTTGCAACAGAATCAAATTAGACCATTCTTAATATGGTAGACAGAAGAAGCAATTCCTAAGTCACCTGACCTCCAGAAGATTTCCATggcacatgcaacacacacacatataataataataataataataataataataataataataataataataatgataataaaatagtagtagtagtagtaatagtagtagtagtagtagtagtatagtagtagtagtagtagtagtagtagtagtagtagtagtagtagtatataAATGATAATTTTGAAGTTAAAACATTAACTAAAAGACCAATAAATTTTGGCACTGCTAGTTTTCTATGGTAAAATCAACCAAACGTGATTCTTAGAACACACACAAGCATTGTGTTATTTAGAATCTACTTTCACTACTCTGATGCAtgaattttgtgttatttttttcaagattttatttattcattttatatatgatttgtacactgtcactgtcttcagacacacaccagaagagggcatcagatctgttacagatggctgtgagccatgtggttgctgggatttgaactcaggtcctgaagagcagtcagtgctcttaaatcattgagccatctccaggctttgtgttattttttaattgtatacttgtatatgaattttaaataatttcaaattagaaattagtatataatacaaaaattaaaaactatgataattttaaatgtaaatatattggcaaatatttttaaataaagtacaaAAAACACACTTTTACTTTGTTAAGATTGAAAAATCAACCATATATAATTGAATAAATATACTATATTCCAAAATTGATTTGTAGATAAGTGACTCAAATGAACATAAGTCAAATGGCTTCCAGAGTATTTTTTTTGGTTTCTGGTCCTGATGAACCAAATTTACTTGGAATTTGCCCCTAATGAGAAATTTCTTTAGAAAACCAATTTTATACCATTGGTTCTTGGGAtcagaaaatgcttttaaaacacCATGTCGGACCATTCTGAATCTATGGCTCACTTGCTCCTTTAAAGGAAAATAGCTTATACTTGGAGTTTGTGTCCCCACTCGCTGTCTGAGCAACCATCACCAAGGAATGTTTGCACCCTTTCAGCTAAGCCTGAGCCACACTCCACAGAAGACATCTCAGCCACTTGGTGCATCCCTACCACCCATAGGGCTCTAACCCTATCACCTGCCTTGTCATTTGCCAGAGCACTCACTACCAATGGAAATAATCCAGTCTGTTGGGTTTTATGTTCAATGCCCAATTTCCTCAAGAATAAACTGCAGTAAGACAGTAATTTTGTCCTAGATTTTGTGTTGTTCCCAGAACTGAGAACAGATATCTATATACATAATAGATAAAAGTGATTAATTGGTATTTACTAAATATATgaggataaatatttaaattagggAAACCCCACTCTTCCTCAGTTGACTGTTGTGTCTGAAGGGAAATAATCAACAACAGGAGAGCAAAAGAAGAGCTGCATTTACTGTCTGACTTTTCTaggagcttgaggtcaggagtGTGAGCACCACTGGCTTAGGAACTGGCCCTGACCCCTGCCACAATCCCAGGCTTGAGCCCAGCCTCCTCCCTGCATGTGGAACCCTTAACTGTATGGTCAGGAATTTCTTCTGCACAGCATTTCTGGCTTTGACTTAGGCATCTAATTCATCAGTAGAAAACTGCAGCAAGAGGGCTAGGCTGAGGAGATGGAACTTCAGCAGTTAGGCAGTAAAATGCTGCATGAAATTCCTGATTCTCTGCCATTTTCCAGTCTTACATACAACTGTTTTCTCCTTGTCCAACTCCCCTTTATAGCCCCAATTTGGACAAAGCCCCACTCTCCCTGCACTCCCAGACCCATTTCCAGAGATCTCCCCCATTGTCACTACTCACACATCCTTAGAACCAGAAACCCACAAACCTTACTAGATCCTGACCTCCATTCAAGTTCTTCATTAGCATATGAAGCCCTGATGACTTCCCATTTTACACTTTCTCCCCATCTGTTTCTAAGACTCATCAAACAATCCCATGATTCCTCCCAAATCCTTCAGACCTCCTCTGACCACAGAGTAAATGTTCATTTCTCTACAGCCATGTAAGAAAACCAGAGTGAAATGACTGTTTTAGAAGCATAGAAGCGGAATGAGCCTCTAGAGACACCTGAGTACTGAAGGAGAGGATGCCAGCCTTTGCGGAagccagagacaaaaacagaattGTAATGTGGAGCGTGCAGGAGAGTTAGAGGACAGAATTCGAACAAActgaagacacacacatgtgaagtTCAGATCATTGTGACAttaacagagagaaataaaagttgATTTAATAAGTATGACTCTCAGATGTCCTAAAAGCATCACCCcagaccagggagatggctcagtaggcagcTTGATTGCTATTCATGTTCGCTACATCGATGACCTGAGGTTGGACCCCAGCAGAAACCACAGTTTCACAGAACTGACAGATTCAGGATCACTGCTCAGGCTGCAGAACTGAAATGACAAGATCAAGTTCTACCAGACTTGTCATAGAAAATAGGGGTGATATCGTGGACATGATgctgtgcatgcctttaatcccagcactcaggcagcaaAGACAGgcaagttctaggtcaaccagggctacactgtgagatcctgtctaaaagaataaaaagaattaaagaattatagaagaaGCCACCCAATGTCAACTTCTGGCCTTGACATGTGAGggccaacaccacacacacacacacacacacacacacacacacacacacacacacacacacagacacacacacacagacacacagacacacacacacagagacacacacacagacacacacacagacacacacacacacacacacacacacacacgcacaggcacacagatactCATACCAAATATCTATGCTAACTACAATAATATGTAAGGATGtcaaaattttcataaaataagtaaaattatctCTGGagactttaaaaagacaaaatgatatattcaatttttttaatgtataaaatgaaCTAGTTTAATATAAGATAGTACAAAGAGGATCTTATTTAAATAGCTAAACAAGTGggctaataaaaaattaattaaacaaatctAAGTGATACTTTTGTGAATGTTTTATAAGAACTGGATGTGACTGGACCCTCTTGCTCTAACATGGAGTGCCTGGTGCTAACTTGTCTAATTCACCAGCATGGTCGACTGGCTGCAGCATTGACTTTCCTTTTCATGCTGATGAAGCTGCTCTCTCCTCAGGGTTTCCTTTCTACAGAATTGCCATTGACCACCCTCACTCTGATCCCTCTATGAACTGATGAGTTGTGCAAGCTTAGAGCTCCAGCTGTTATCCAGCCTTTGTGTGAAGAGGAAAGGTGGAGCAACTGGAGCAACTGGTTTTCTTACCTGAGCAGAGCAATCACTTGCCAAGTCCCCTCAAATGCCAGTAGAATTGAAATGGGATCCCCTGACAGAAATGATGATAAGGTGGAAACCACTGACAGAATCTCAAGCATAATCTTTAGCTCAAAACCTATAAACAGTTGCTTAACCTACTGGGTCAGATATTTGACCTCCTATTTAAAAATCATTCCCATCCATACAACTTGGTGCATGAGTGCACTGATTTTATAACATTGTATGCTCTGGGAGAAGCCTTCTCTCTGGAGATCTTATGCTCCGTGTATACAGACTTTCCTCTGTGGAGATCAGGAAACACCATGATACTAACTAGGTGCACCTCTACTTCAGGCTTCTACAGGGAATACCCATGTCCTCACACAAGAGATTTGATTTTACCATTGTGTCCCCAATTATGAAGATGAAACTGTGAAGTGAGGAGCTGACTTGCCTGACCTTAAGGAAATGGAAGTGGAGGTTGAACAAATGCTATAAATAAGACCTGAGAAGATAGGGAGGTGCAGGCCACAGTGAGAGCAAGCTGACCCAAGGGAAGAGCTCTTCAGAGGTGAACATCTTGTACACTGTTATGAAATGTGTGAAGTTACTTTATGGAAAGCCTGGTTTTATCATCATCTAATTTTCAAGAAATAGTTTGAGAGCATCAAAATTGAGTtgcatgggctagagagatggctcagcagttaagagcactgactgctcatttAGAagttctaagttcaattcctagtgaccacatggtggctcacaattatctgtagtgagatctgatcccctctcTTTGTATATATGAAGACATGAAtaatgtatttacatacataaaataaataaaaccttgtttttaaaaaaaaattgggttgtAGAATCAACAAATCTGACCCTTGGGGCCTTgcattgaaccaccaaccaagaacaTACAGGTTTGGACTAAGGCCTCTCacttatatgtagcagatgtgcagcttggtccttATGTGGGTCCAACAACTGGAATGGCAGTTATCCCAAAACCTGCCTGTTCTTGGGATATGCTCTACTAACTGGGCTTCCTTATCTGGTCTCAGTtgaagaggaagtgcctagcctagcagagacttgaaatgccaagATCAGGGGATGGGTGATACCCAGGGGATACCCACAGTTGCTTAGAGGAGAACTGGAATGGGAagaagaaggattgtgggaggggtgaatGGGGAGATGAAGTGAATGTGATATAAAGggaatatgtaatataaatgaataatttttaaataaaaaatattgggTTGtgctcaaaagatgccccaccatgccacagagccACATGCTTCAATATCTCCATACAGCCTTATTTGGGATAGTAAGAAactgggaacaacccagatgtcccacagtgaagaatggattcagaaaatgtgcttcacttatacaatggaatactcttcagctattaagaatgaggaaatcatgaattttgcaggcaaatggatgaaactagaaaatatcgtcctgagtggtAACTCAGATgcaaaaggacatacatagtatgtagCCCACAGGACTCAAGAATGTTAACAAcccaaaggacccaagtgaggatgccttaatcccacttgggagtgagaagaaagcaTTCATAGGGGGCAGAGCAAGGGAGGaacttgggtgggagagggaacagggaagggaaaatggaacatgatcaggtattgtggGGAGAACAGAAgcgaagccctgaaggccagcagaaagaatggaaacagacaacctcagTAGGTAgaaggtggggggaccctctagaatgtgccagagacttgggaggtaagagacgctcaggactcaaaggaaggaaccttagatgaaatgcctaacagtgggaagagggaacttgtagagctcacctctagaagaaagacaaggcatcgAGTGTAGTGatgtggttgccatcccacagttaaaaCTCTGACCTAAAATTGTTCCCATGTAAAAGAACTgcggggacaaaaatggagaagaggctgagggaaaggaggtccagtgacaggcccaaattgggatccagcacgaggggaggctccaaggcccgacactattactgatgctatggtgtgcttacagatggaAGCATCTGCCCTCCaagaggtccaacaagcagctaagCAAAACAGATGTAAATACTTctaaccaaccaatgaacagaaaccagcgacccctgtggttgaattagagaaaggttggaagaagctaaggaggagagcaaccataggaagaccagcagtctcaactacccTGGACCCGTGAGATTTCTCAGACAGCACACACTAGCTGATACGAGGCctccgacacatatacagcagaggactgcctgctgtcgcctcagtgagggaagatgcacctaatccttgagaAAATTGAGGACTCAGGAAATGGAGAggcatggtggggtggggagtgggacatcctcttggagataggggAGGAGGAATTGGATGAGGAAGTTTCAGAGGGCCGACTGGAAGGGGCACGATGACGGGGctataaaaaagatttaaaataatttttaaaaatgggttttgCATTCAATCTCATTCTCAGTACTCCGACCAGTTCTGATTCTCTCCATTGactgctgcccactgcagaaCAACAGGTTTCACTGACCAAGCTGAGCACAGCCCAAACcaataaatatgaacataaaattttaaagacaaatgaacagaatggccatttagcaaaataacaatagTAGGATCTTCTGGGGGGCCTATGACTTTCCCAGCCATGGACTTTTAACCAGAATATTTGCTAGGATAAGGAGAATCATTCTTTATTGAGAAATAGCAAATGTTACATCTAAATgatccagtggatggccccacacccatgcatataTGACATCACTAGCTGAACTTAGTGAATGATATCAGAACAGACATGAATTTGGAAAAGATATGAAGGGATATGGAGAGTGTTAAAGGGATAAATGGAGGTAGATATGATAATAttttagtgtatatgtgtgagtggaattttcaaattataaaaacTGTTCAGATTGAAAATTTGGGCATAcaaaatcaatctggaagttcctcagaaaattggaaatagttctacctgaagacccagtgaTACCACTActtggtatatacccaaaagacgctccatcatatcacaagggcacatgctccagtatgttcatagcagccttattcataacagCATGAAACTGggaggaacccagatgtccctcaaccgaagaatgAATAcggaaaatgtagttcatttacacaatggaataccattcagtgattaaaaacaatgacatcataaattttgcagacaaatggatggaactagaaaatatcatcctgagtgaggtagcccagacccaaaagtacatgcatggtatgtactcactgataagtggatactggccaaaaagtacaaaatacccattATATACCCCACAGATCCTaggaagttaaa
Encoded proteins:
- the LOC116892764 gene encoding olfactory receptor 10A3-like, yielding MRRQNHSSTVDFILLGFSNYPELQRQMFGPFLVIYLVTVLGNAIIITIIFLDQSLHIPMYLFLQNLSLVDLCFSTVITPKMLMVLTTEKATISFGGCFAQMYFILFFGVTECFLLGSMAYDRFAAICHPLSYPVIMNKRVFVKLVMFSWFSGTMMSTLQSIWVFSFPYCGHREINHLFCETPPVLELACADTFVFEVYAFTGTIFIVVVPFLLILLSYTRILFAILRMPSTTGRQKAFSTCASHLTSVTLFYGTGSITYLQPKSRYSPDTKKLMSLAYILLTPLLNPLIYSLRNKEMKRVVLKLWQKKK